In a genomic window of Vigna angularis cultivar LongXiaoDou No.4 chromosome 6, ASM1680809v1, whole genome shotgun sequence:
- the LOC108343390 gene encoding heavy metal-associated isoprenylated plant protein 33, whose translation MSKEEILKIQKCVLRVNIHCDGCKSKVKKILQKIDGVFTTEIDAEQGKVTVSGFVDPNVLIKKLAKSGKHAELWGAPAKGNNNNSNNHQNNIVNQMKNMQIDNGKGGGNNKGQKGGGNNQPKGNNQQGQNPQQQNPQQQNHQQQLQQHLQQLQQMKGFQDLKLPQFKDMKMPNQNPNQVKGVKFSLPEEDDLSDDEFDDEFDDELDDELYEDEMDDPQHPLNKMMMMKPPMGKPPMGNAPMSNGAQMMLNNMMNAQKGGNGGGGNGKKGGGGGGGGPVPVQVHNMGGGDGKIGNGGKKGGGGGGGGGNNHNQGGGNKNNGGKNGGGMPDGKNNKNNGGGVPPNSNGNGGKKGNNGMGEGVQAMNMFPNMGGHTPSMVGANVGPMGNMSIPMGNMPMSQMGNIPAVQGLPAATPMNGTGGGGGGGYFQGGGGGGGGGPDMMAGNPYQQQQYMAAMMNQQRAMGNDRFQPMMYARPPMAVNYMYPPPYSYPPPPPHEPYSNFFSDENTSSCSVM comes from the exons ATGAGTAAAGAGGAGATTTTGAAGATACAG AAATGTGTTCTTAGAGTGAACATACACTGTGACGGGTGCAAGAGCAAAGTCAAGAAAATCTTGCAGAAGATTGATG GGGTGTTTACCACCGAGATAGATGCAGAACAAGGGAAGGTGACGGTTTCAGGGTTTGTGGACCCCAATGTTCTCATCAAGAAGCTTGCAAAGTCAGGGAAACATGCAGAACTCTGGGGTGCCCCTGCCAAAGGAAACAACAATAATAGCAACAACCACCAGAACAACATTGTTAACCAGATGAAGAACATGCAAATTGACAATGGTAAAGGTGGGGGAAACAACAAGGGTCAAAAGGGTGGTGGGAATAACCAGCCAAAGGGTAATAATCAACAAGGGCAGAACCCCCAACAGCAGAACCCCCAACAGCAGAACCATCAACAGCAGCTTCAGCAGCATCTGCAACAACTTCAGCAGATGAAAGGGTTTCAAGATCTGAAGCTGCCTCAGTTCAAGGACATGAAGATGCCCAACCAGAACCCCAACCAGGTCAAAGGAGTGAAGTTCAGTTTGCCTGAGGAAGATGATTTGTCTGATGATGAATTTGATGACGAGTTTGATGATGAGTTGGACGATGAGTTGTATGAAGATGAGATGGATGACCCTCAGCATCCTCTGAataagatgatgatgatgaagccCCCTATGGGTAAGCCCCCTATGGGTAATGCCCCTATGTCTAATGGAGCTCAGATGATGTTGAATAACATGATGAATGCTCAGAAAGGTGGCAACGGTGGTGGAGGTAATGGGAAGAAAGGAGGAGGTGGCGGTGGAGGAGGACCTGTGCCTGTGCAAGTGCATAACATGGGTGGTGGAGATGGGAAAATTGGTAATGGAGGCAAGAAaggaggtggaggtggaggtggtggtggcaATAATCATAATCAAGGTGGAGGTAACAAAAACAATGGTGGCAAAAATGGAGGGGGAATGCCAGACggtaaaaacaacaaaaataatggCGGTGGCGTTCCTCCAAATAGCAATGGGAATGGAGGTAAGAAGGGTAATAATGGAATGGGTGAAGGGGTTCAAGCTATGAACATGTTTCCAAACATGGGTGGTCATACTCCTAGTATGGTTGGGGCTAATGTGGGTCCTATGGGTAACATGAGCATTCCCATGGGCAACATGCCAATGTCCCAGATGGGTAACATCCCAGCAGTTCAAGGCCTTCCAGCTGCAACACCCATGAACGGAACTGGTGGTGGTGGCGGTGGAGGATACTTCCAaggtggaggtggaggtggCGGGGGTGGTCCAGATATGATGGCTGGCAATCCTTACCAACAACAGCAATATATGGCTGCAATGATGAACCAACAAAGGGCAATGGGAAATGATAGATTTCAGCCAATGATGTATGCCAGGCCTCCTATGGCAGTGAATTACATGTACCCTCCTCCTTATAGCTACCCACCTCCTCCACCTCACGAGCCATACTCCAACTTTTTCAGTGATGAGAATACTTCCAGCTGCAGTGTTATGTGA